The stretch of DNA TGTGATTGGTACATCAGCCAATGTTCTGACGTAGAGGTGGACATCGTTGGGCATTACTCCCAGGTAGCGTTTGTGTAAGTCGATGTAGTGGCTGAGTTTGCCTGAGCGTCCCTTCCATGTATCGTTTGGTCTGAAGCAGAGCTTTGCGATTTGAACGATGCATTCCTCTTTGGTTTCTGCGACGTTGAAGAGGTGTTCTGGTGCTGGACCAACGTTAACTGTTTCGCCTGTGCGTGCATCGAGGACATTCCAGTTTTCTGGGTCTTCTTTTCTGCCCAGGAGCATACGTCTGTATTTGCTGCCGTGCGGGCCGACGACCACTGGGACACCTAAGCGCCAGAAGCCTGCGCCGATTGATGCGGCTTTCTGTGAGTATGCACCCCAAGCTAAGCCGACTGCACCTAGACGGTTGTGGATATAGTCTGCGATTTCCTCGTAGTTGCCTCTTAAGCTGCGTTTTGCGAAGATATTTGCTACTTTGATGGCTGCACCTGCGATGTGCGCGTTTGAGACACATGAACCGACGTTTAGAACTCCTCCTGCTTCGAATCCACCTGGGAATTCTTCATAGAGGGTCTTGCCGTCGCTGTTGCGGTAGCTGCCTGCTGACATTGCACTGCATCCCGATAGTGCAACGATGTATCGTCTGCTTGCGAATTCTCTGGCTATGTCGTATACGTCTTTGCCGCCTTTTGGATAGTTGCTGCAACCAACGATGGCAATGATACCTGGAATTTCTCCGAGAACTATTGGGCCACCGACGCTGCGTATTTCGACATCTGAAACTGCACCTCTACCACTGCGGCATAGGTTGTCTTCGCATTCCATTGATTTTTGGCCTGCTTTAACGATGAGACTGTGTATGGCGATTTTCTGCGGGCACGCTTGTTCGCATCTGACACATCCGATACATACTTCGTAGAGGTCGGTCAGTAGGGAGATGTCGCCTGCTGCGGCTGCTTTCATCGCTGCGGGGATTGCGTAGTCTTGTGGACAGTTGCGCTGGCAAGCTTTGCATTGTGTGCAAGTCTTTGCGATTGCTACAAGTTCCTCTGGTGTTGGAAGAACGTTCTTGCGTTTGCGGATTGGAGCCATCTTTTGTGCAACACGAACTGCGACTTCGCCGACTTTTTCCGGGTCAAGTAGCAGCACACCCTTTACTTTTCCGCTAACAAGGTCTTCAACGATTGCGTCTGGCTCGTCATTTGTGCGGTTTTTGAAGCCGACACAGTTCTTTTCAGAAGCTGCAATGACGGGTGTGTTAACTTTTGCTGCTTCATCAGCAACATCTGTTCTGATACATTGTTCATCGAGCACAACTACATCTGCCAATCCTGCACGAATAAACCGGAGTTCCCAGCTGATTGGGCCGACTACTCTGGCGCGTGTATAATATCGGGTCATGTCGTGTGCTGTGCAGCATAAACCGACTACTTCGATTTGATCGTCAACTTTCTTCTCTTTAGCAAAGTCAATAATTCCAACTGACGGAACAACGTTGTGGCCAATGCACATGACTACGGGTTTGGTTCTGTCGACGCTGGCTATACCCAACTTTACTAATGGGGCTTCAGGGTCAGCTTTTGGGAAACCGAAGACGGAAATTTGTGCAATGTCGCCAACCTCCATACCGACGTGGTCAACCATGCCTGCATGGAAAGCTTTGGATTCGAAGTCTAGATTGTTGGCTTCTTGGCCTGTGTGCGCGGTTGCTAGAATTTGGGTAAGTTGTTCTTCGGTGTAAGTTAATATGTCATCTAAGTCACCGAGTGTTTCAGGTTTGATACCTGTGACGAGGCGACTGACTGGCGCCTCAACTTTTACGTTCAATCCTCCGACATCTAATGGGTATCGGCGGCCGTATTTTTCAATTAAGTGGTGAACAAGGTGCCTTGAATGCGCGGTGTGACATGCCGAACCGATAGCACAAGCAATCATGACGATACGGGATGATTGGGCTGCGATGTCTAAGCCGCATGCGCCGCGTTTGCCAGCGGTCAAGTCGCATTTGCCGAAAGTGCAAAGGCAGCATGAGTCGCAGTCGGGCATATAGAAGGGCTTGTACTTGGTTAGAAGCTTCATGTCCCAATCGCGCATGGCGGTTATGGAGGGCATCGGAGTTGGGCCCATCGGCTCGTTATAGTTGTCGTTGATAACTTTACCGATGGATATATCAAGATTTTTAATGAGACCGGCGTTGGTCTTCATCTCGTCTATTTTAACATGGACGTTTTTAGCAGTCAAATTCGAAACCTCAGTAAAGGTTTACAACCCTACTTCCTTACAATCTTTTTAAACCTTTCCAGATTCTTTATGCGAAAGTCAGGTTACACCCATCGAAAAGCAAAAGAATGAAAAAAGTTAAGTAAAAAAAACTGCGCTCAGAGGTAGCCTAAGCCGTCGAGGATTTTCTGCACTGAAAGGTAGGCTTTGTTGTCGTTGGGGAGCTCAAGCAGCGACTTCCCGTTTAAAACGTAATCGTCTAGCTGCTCGTCAGCCTCGATTTTGCCCAGGTACTTGAATTTCAGTTCCTCCTGCGCTGATGCACCTAGTTCAGCGGGGAATCGGTAGCCTCCGACGAGGTAGAAGTTGTTGAATTTCATTTCAACTTCTTTGGCGATTTTGTATGCGCGGCGTACGTGGTCCTGAGATTTTTTGGAGTGGTCAAGGATGTCGAAGATGTCATTCACGTTGGAGGTTATGCGCCTGTTAAGGTTTTCTAGCCCTGCGGGGGAATCGACCAGTATGTACTTGTAGTTTTTTGTTAAAGATTCCAAGGCGCCCTTCAAAGCGGAGTTAGGCATGCAGTAGCAGCCCTCAATCCACTTGGTGCCCACCGACATGAAATCGAAGTGGGCGCTTTCGTAGAGGCCCTGCTCCCAGATGCGGCTTTCAATGCGCTCGGTGGGGGGAACACCCACTGTGGTGCCGCCCTTAACGATGAAGGTATTCACCAAAAGCTCAGCTATGGTGCTTTTTCCGGCTTCCCGCATGTCAACGCCCAGCATCTCAGCTAGGTTCTGGTCGGGGTCAGCGTCCACCAGAAGCAGCGGAGAATGATTTTTTTCGATGAAGCATTTAGCCATAAGGGCGGTGAAGCTGGATTTGCCTGTTCCGCCGCGGCCAATCGTTACCAGAGTAGTCAAGTCAGGTCGCCTCTTTTTTCTGCGAGGTTTTCTTTAGCAGAAGCTCGCATATATTGTCTATGGTCTTAACTGCCTCGATTTCCTTGTTCTTAAGCGGGGTTACGCCCAGCATGTCGGATTCAATGACTTTCTGGTCCCAAGGCACATACGCCAGCACCGGGATGCCGTTTTGATCCGCGAAGGCTTGCACAGCCTGCTTTTGTTGTTCATTCATCATGCGGTTACCGACAAGGTAGAGGTTATTCATGCCTGCAGCGGCTGCCATATCATAGATGTGTTTGGCGATCTCCAGTGATTTAAGGTTCGAATCCGCCACAATCAAAAGCGCATCCACCTGCCGCGCCGTGCCTCTGCCGATGTGCTCCACACCCGCCTCCAAATCCAAAACCACCGCCTCATTGGTTTCCACCACCAGATACCGCAGCAACGCACGGATGACGGCGGTTGGCGCACACATGCAGCCTGCCCCCATGGTGTGGACGGTGCCCATGACGATGAGGTTGGCGCCCAGCGGCGTAGGCTTAGCGTACTGTTTAACGATGTCGTCTACGGTGAAGTTTAGGTTGTAGACGCCGCTGTAGCCTGTGCTGGTTTTGGACTCCACCAGTTCCTTGTTGTCGGATATAGGCACGATTTTACGGGTTTCCTCAGCTGACAAACCTAAAGTTAAACCCAGATTCGGCGAGGAATCCGCGTCTATCGCGATTGTTTTAAGGTTACGCGAGGCAAACCCGCTGGCTAATCCGCCTGCAATAAGGGTTTTGCCGACGCCTCCTTTACCTGCAACTGCAACTTTCATAAATACCACAAGAAGACTTGTATGCAAAACTAATTTTCAGCTTGCTTAATTTACGTTACCCCTCAAAAACCTCATTTGCAAGCAGCAGATATAAAGTTCGAGTTTTTCTTTAGTTGTTGTTGCCGCTGACCCCTCTTTACACAACAACGACCTATGGTTTGTGCAGAACAATGCAACCGGGCAACAGGCACCAAAGCATATTGCAGGCTGGTTGTGGCGGCTTCCACAAGCAGAACAGCCTAAACTACGTTTCTCGGGGGCACCTTGCAAAATAGAGCCTCAAGGGGCTAGGGGAAAACCGCTAAAAACCCCACATGCACCCAAAAAACCATTCATTTCGCTACCTCTAAAGATTTTTGCACCGAACCTCAATGGGCGCCTATAGTTAGTTGCCGCCTAATTTGATGGGCTTCTCTAGCTTGCTCAGCAGTACCACGCGGCTCTCATGCGCCTCATTTAGAATTCTATAGCCGGTTGCGTTTGCCAGTTGCTCGGCAAAAGCCCTGACTTCATGATGCATGGGCATATGCTCAAAGCCCAGCCGCAAACCCGAAAAACCGATATGCATGTAGGCTTTAGCTTCGATGTAGGTGGGCTGGGCTTTCTCTATCAGCTTTGCATAGCCTTCAATCGCGGTCATATTGTGGTCTTTAACCATGGTCATGCGCACCGCGGTGGGGCAGCGGAAACTCGGCAGCATCTCGAGGGTTTCGTTTAGTTTTTCCCATGCTTTGGGGAACTGAGGGCGGCAGACTTTGCTGAAGACTTCTGAGTTTGGGGCGCACATGGAAACGTAGAGTTGGCTGGGTTCCGCGCTGAGTTTGCTGAGTTTGCCGGGTAGGTTGCCGTTGGTGACTAGAAAAACCGAGGCGCCCCTCTTACGGAACAACCCAATCAAGTCGCCCAAGGGCTCATAGAGGGTGGGTTCGCCGGTTAAGCTGATGGCAACCTGGTTGGGCCGCATGGCTTCCTGGAATTTGCGCCAATCCGTCTTCTCGTTGCCCTTATAGCCGGATATGATGCGTTGCTGCGCATGATAGCAGCCCTCCACAATCTCCTCGGGGCTGTCCTTGTTGGGGTTATGCATCTCATCCCATTGCTCACCCATATCACCGCTCTGTGCCCGCCAACAGAACAGGCACTGCTGCGTACAGTAGTAAAGCGAGGGCGTCATCTGGATACATCGGTGGCTTTGGATGCCGTAGAATTTCTGTTTATAGCAGGGACGATTGTTAACGATGGATTCGTAGAGCCACTTGCACCGCTTCACCGCCGAGTGCGCACCGATAAGGTGGTACTTCTGTTTTTTCAGGGATTCCACAAGCGGAGATGCGGGGGCTTGAGTCAAATATGGCACCAGATTGTTAACAAAAACAAACAGGCATTTAAAAAGTCCCCTGTAAACCCCAGTTTTTCAGGGCAGAAATAACCTGCTCAAATTCTAATCCGCCGCTTCTTTGCCAGCTTTAAGTAAACCTTTAAAGTGCTCCCGCAGTTACTTTGAAACGATGATTAGCTGCCTAACTGGGAGAGCCGTGGTTTGAGGAACAAGAAAATTGCCGCAGTCACCATCCTTTTGCTTGTATCATTCGCCATGCTGCTTACCCCAGAGGCTGCGGTGAGCGCAAGCAGCAGCGTGAAGATTTTGGAGCTAACCCCCTCCAACGCAAGGGGATCCTACGGAACAAGCGTTAACTTGGGCGGAACCATCGCCACCGAAAACGGCTCCTACCGAGTTGTGCTGGGCAAAACCGTGGTGGCAACCGGGGTATCCGACGGCAACTACGTCAACGCCAACTTCACGGTGCCTGAGCTCCCAAGCAACCTCTATCCCCTCATACTGCAGGATGTAGCCGCCAACGTTAACTCAACCCAGCAGTTCAGCGTCACCATCGGCTATAGCGTAAGTGCCTCGCCTACAACCGTGCAGGAGGGAAGCAAAGTTACGTTGGAGGTGGCGGTAACGGGCACTGAACTCGGCGTTTCCTACGCCGCAACCGTGGCAGTGTCGCTTCCAAGCGCCGCCGGCGGCAGCTACTCAAAAACGGTGTCGCTAAGCGGACCCAACCAGAGGGGAACCTCAAGCGCCCAAGTTAGCTTTCCAGACAGCGGCTTCTCAGAGGGCGCCAACATGGATTACACGGGAGCCTACACGGCGACCTTTAACCAGTCACTGGCGCAGACCCAGTTTGCAGTAGGCGTCCTCGACCAGACCGTTTATCATCGCGGAGACACCGCCTCGATTAAGGCAACGGGTTACCAGCCTAACCAGGAAGCAACAGTCACCATAACCACTAGGGCAGGCGAAACCGTGGATTCAAAAACAGCTACAGCCTCAGCTGAAGGCGTCATCTCGTTGAACTGGATTATTCCATCCAACATCCCCATCGGAACCAACAATATCAAAATCACCCCGACGGGCACCCAGAAGGCAATCGTGGACCATCAGGCCTTCACCGTCGCAGGGTACACCGTGAAGGTGCAGACCACAAACCTTGCAGGCGACTCTGTCCCAGACATATTGGTTAAGGCAAAAGATACTTCAAGCCTGCTGGAAACCAACTCGACCAGCGACGAAGAAGGCTCAGCCTCATTCAAGCTGGAGAAGGGCATACAGGCGCTGACAGCTTACCTTGAAGACGTGAAGGTGGCGGAGGCAAACATAACGGTAACTGGAGACGGCAACTTCACCCTCACTTGCCAGCTTACCAACATAGAAATCCTGGTTCAGAACGTGGACGGCGCAGAAATGTCCTACGTGAACTTAGCGATCAGCTTTAACTACCAAAGCAGCAGCGGCGGAGTCAGAAAGGGCAGTTCATCAGGCATAACTGATCCCTCTGGGAGATTCAGGATGAAGTCGGCTTTGGCAGGCGCCACCTACACCATCGACGCCTCCATCTATAACCAAGTATTCAACGAGGGCAACAACACCGCTAACAACCTGCCCAGCAAAGCAATCTCCCAAATCCTCATCGTCTGCCCCAACCAAAACGTAACCATCAACGTAAAGGGATTCAACCAAGAAGCAATCCCCAATGCCCGCATAGAACTGGTGGAGCTTTCAAACGGGCTCTTCTACTCCGCGACAACAGACGGCAACGGGTCAGTGACGACGCAGCCTACACTGGGGGTTTACCGGCTACGAATCTTCAAAGACAACACACTCCTAAACGAGTCCAGCGTGCCAATCTTCAGTGACCGCCAAGACGACATACGCTGCACCCTCTACGGCATTCAGCTTTTTGTCTCGGTGGTGGATCTCTTCGGCGCCCCCATCCCCAACATGCAGGTGACGCTTAAAGGCCCAGAGAAGGTTTCCGCCATTACACCCAGCGACGGCAAAGTCTCCTTCAACAACATCATGGGAGGCAACATGTTAATCACTGCGCAATCCGCCGACGTAGAAGATGCTTCGCAGGCGGTAACCGTAACCGTTAATGAACCCACGGTTGTACAGATAAAAATCGACCGATATGTGTCGGTAGGCGGCACCCTGATTCAGGCAAGCACACTGATAACTATGATCATAATTTTAGTTGCCGCTGCCCTGTTTATGCTAGTTGAGGTTTATCGGCGCCAAAGAAGAAAACCAACATCGTGAAGCGCAAATTGATTTCTTGCCCTGAATAGAACAAAGTTTATATGGCTTCCAAGGAACATAGAGAAAACCAAGGCACTACAAACAGCGAACGATTTTGACAACATGAGGTGTTACCTGTTGGCTCAAACAAAACCTTGTTCTCCAACATGCTATTCCTTTAAATGCGGCAAAAACGCGGCTTTTTTCCGGCGAGACGCAGTCTGGTGTAGAGATGCAGATGAACCATGCAGCGTCGCAAAATGCACATATGCAATGTGTATGAAGCGGCGGATGCTGCCGGGGGCAATCTGCGGCGAAACCGTCAAGCGAAAAACCGTTGAAAAAGACCTTGACGAAGACTTCTACCAAGAAGACAGCTCCGTGAAGCTTAAGGGAAAAGCATTGCGCAAGTACGATGAAGACCTCTACTAAGGAAACCCGGAAAAAGTTTGTGCTCGTGCAATGCACGAGTTTTTCTCATTTATTTAGATTGGACACGCTTAACTACTGGAGGCTTAACCTTCTTGAGGATACGGTAGCCGCAGATGATGCATTTAGTTTCTCCGCCACGGAGCTCAAGCTCTTCAGAGGGCACACGTGAGCCGCATCTCATGCACTCATAAACAATTCCTGACTTTTCCATGCGTAAACGCCTGTTCCTACAAAGAAAAAGCATTTTACTTTTAAACATTTCCAATACATTAATACAATGAGGATATGCAGTTGAGAGTTCGCCTCAAAGAAAAACTCGCCGGCGCCCTTCCGCCACAACAACTAAACAAAATCTACAGCGCATTTGACATCATAGGCGACATAGCCGTCATCAAAACCGTCGACGGCGACCCCCAAAACGCACAGGCAGCCGCAAAGCAGATAATGGCGACGCATAAAGGCATAAAAACCGTGCTTCTCCAAACCGGCGCCGTCGGGGGCAGCCACCGCACCCGGAAACTGGTGGTTCTGGCAGGCGAAGACAAAACCGTCACCCGCTACAAGGAAGCAGGCTGCGTATTTTCCGTTGACCTCGACAAATGCTATTTTTCTCCACGACTTAGCCATGAGCGGCTGCGCATCGCCAGCCAAGTTTCACCCAGAGAAACCGTCGTTAACATGTTTGCGGGCGTGGGCTGCTTTAGCATAATCATCGCTAAATCCTCGCCGCAGACCAAAGTTTACTCGATAGACCTTAACCCCGCCGCCTACCAATCTATGGTTGAGAACGTACGGGTTAACCGCGTCTACAGCCGAGTTATCCCCATGCTGGGTGACGCTAAACAGATCGCGGAGGGGACGCTTCGGGGGGTTGCTGACCGCGTGTTGATGCCGCTGCCGGAGCTGGCGCTGGAGTATCTGCCGGCTGCTGTGGCGGCGCTTAAGCGGGAAGGCGGCTGGATTCACCTCTACCACTTTGAGCATGCAGTTGGCGATGAGGACCCCGCCGAGAAAACCGAACGTAAAGTCGCCGCAAAACTCTGCGAGTTGGGGGTGCATTACATGTTTGCGTGTTCCCGGGTGATTCGCAGCACCGGACCTAACTGGTACCAGACAGTGCTGGATATCCAAGTAGCCGAGTTGCCAAGCAAGTTTTAATAAGCCAAGCCTCACCTAATCTTTACAGTGTGGAATCTCAATGAAGCGTAAACTGATGGAAATCCTCGCATGCCCAATCGACCACCATGACCCGCTTGAACTGCATGTTTTTGAGGAGAAAGACGAAATCGTGGAGGGACTTATCGTGTGCCCCAAATGCAACCGCTGGTACCCTATTCGCGATGAAATCCCCGAGATGCTCCCCGACGAGCTACGCAAAGAATCCGAGGATCTGCCCTTCCTCAAAAAATGGAAAGCTCAGGTGCCAGAGAAGATTCTATCAGAAGGCAAACCCTTCAACCTCAAATAAACCTAGTTTTTCAGTTGCACCGCAGCGTTTTTAGCAGATGACTGCATGGCGGCAGTGGCGATTTCCAGCGCCTTCACGCCGTCCTCGCCGGTCACGATGGGCTTCTCTTTTTTGGTTATGCAATCCACGAAGTGCTGCAGTTCTGCTTTGAGGGGCTCTTGGAAGGGCAGTCGGGGCTGGACAGTTTGGGTTTTCTCTTCAATGTAGAGTTCCTGAGTGTTATAGTCAAGCCGCATGATGGCTTCGGTGCCGGTTGCGATGAGTGTTCGGGTTTTGTAGGGCGTGAGCCAGTTGGATTCGATAAACGCGGTTTCGCCGTCAGCATAGGTCAGCATGATTTGGGCGTAGTCCTCAAATTTCTGGATACGCTTACTGCCCATCTTGGCATAGACGCTAATGGGGTCCTGCCGCGAAATAAAACGCATCACGTCTATGTCATGGATAGCGGTGTCTTTGACGACTCCGACGTCGCCGATGCGTTCAGGCCACTGCGAAACACGCTTAGCGGTAACGCTGACTAAGTCCCCGATTTTTTTGTTCTCAACCGACTGGCGAATAAGCTGCAATCCGGGGATAAAGCGCATCAGAAAACCCACCGTTAAATGCAAGCCGTTTTCCTCTGCAGTTTTAACAAGCTGGCGTGCCTGCTCGGGGGTAGTGGACATGGGCTTTTCCACAAGTACGTGCCTGCCTGCGTTGAGGGCTTTTGTGGCTTCCTGAAACAGAATCGTTGACCACGTGCAGACGTTAACGGCTTGGATTTGGCTGTCTTTAAGCATCTCTGCGCTGTCACTGTAGGCTTTGCAGCCATACTGCATCGCCATCGCCTTAGCCCGATCCATGTTAACGTCGCATACCGCAACAAGTTCAGTGGAGGCAAGCTCCTTGTAGACTCGGGCATGGTTTCTGCCCCATTGCCCCGTCCCGATAACTGCTACACCAAGTTTATTCATTTCTTTTCCACTCTTCTTCCCAGCCCAGCGTATATGAATCCTTCTGTTTCCACGTGGGCAGGCTCAAACTTGCCTACCAAATCCACCATAACCGACGGTGACTTCATCAGCACCTTGATTTTTTTGAGATTCAAGCGTCCAAGCTGATCAGGATTAGATAGCAGCACAATACAGTCGGTGCCCTCCACTGTCTCGTTGAGGCTGCGTTTCACCACCCGCGCATCCAGCGGCTCTCTGCGGGCTGCTGGATCGTAGAGGCTGACTTTGGCGCCCTTCTGCTCCAGCATCTTAACGTAGGCTGCAGTAGCAGACTTAGGGCTTGCAGAACCCAAAACCGCAACTTTGCCCCGCCGAAGCGTTTTGTCGCCGCATCGCAGAGCATCCGCCGTCAAATTCACCGCGTGCTTAATCATGTCCTCGTTTATTTGACGCGCCAACGCGGGTAGCTTGACTTTGGCGTTTAGGTTCTCGGCGGCTTCCAGCAGCAGATGCGCCTGTGCACAGTTGTCTTCGGCGACTGCAGGGTAGAAGTCTGGGTGGTCTTGGCTTAGGAGGTTAAGCACCGAAAAGCAGTCGACGTTGGCGCTCTCACAGAACATCGCCATCTCATTGGCTAACGCTATGTCCGTGTCCTGCTTTGCTAGCCTGAAAAGCACAGCTACTTCGGCGGCTTTGACATCG from Candidatus Bathyarchaeota archaeon encodes:
- the cdhA gene encoding CO dehydrogenase/acetyl-CoA synthase complex subunit alpha, with product MTAKNVHVKIDEMKTNAGLIKNLDISIGKVINDNYNEPMGPTPMPSITAMRDWDMKLLTKYKPFYMPDCDSCCLCTFGKCDLTAGKRGACGLDIAAQSSRIVMIACAIGSACHTAHSRHLVHHLIEKYGRRYPLDVGGLNVKVEAPVSRLVTGIKPETLGDLDDILTYTEEQLTQILATAHTGQEANNLDFESKAFHAGMVDHVGMEVGDIAQISVFGFPKADPEAPLVKLGIASVDRTKPVVMCIGHNVVPSVGIIDFAKEKKVDDQIEVVGLCCTAHDMTRYYTRARVVGPISWELRFIRAGLADVVVLDEQCIRTDVADEAAKVNTPVIAASEKNCVGFKNRTNDEPDAIVEDLVSGKVKGVLLLDPEKVGEVAVRVAQKMAPIRKRKNVLPTPEELVAIAKTCTQCKACQRNCPQDYAIPAAMKAAAAGDISLLTDLYEVCIGCVRCEQACPQKIAIHSLIVKAGQKSMECEDNLCRSGRGAVSDVEIRSVGGPIVLGEIPGIIAIVGCSNYPKGGKDVYDIAREFASRRYIVALSGCSAMSAGSYRNSDGKTLYEEFPGGFEAGGVLNVGSCVSNAHIAGAAIKVANIFAKRSLRGNYEEIADYIHNRLGAVGLAWGAYSQKAASIGAGFWRLGVPVVVGPHGSKYRRMLLGRKEDPENWNVLDARTGETVNVGPAPEHLFNVAETKEECIVQIAKLCFRPNDTWKGRSGKLSHYIDLHKRYLGVMPNDVHLYVRTLADVPITMKDEITKLLEANNWKESAIPDPTLLPRMVRKMKE
- a CDS encoding AAA family ATPase; this encodes MTTLVTIGRGGTGKSSFTALMAKCFIEKNHSPLLLVDADPDQNLAEMLGVDMREAGKSTIAELLVNTFIVKGGTTVGVPPTERIESRIWEQGLYESAHFDFMSVGTKWIEGCYCMPNSALKGALESLTKNYKYILVDSPAGLENLNRRITSNVNDIFDILDHSKKSQDHVRRAYKIAKEVEMKFNNFYLVGGYRFPAELGASAQEELKFKYLGKIEADEQLDDYVLNGKSLLELPNDNKAYLSVQKILDGLGYL
- a CDS encoding AAA family ATPase, with product MKVAVAGKGGVGKTLIAGGLASGFASRNLKTIAIDADSSPNLGLTLGLSAEETRKIVPISDNKELVESKTSTGYSGVYNLNFTVDDIVKQYAKPTPLGANLIVMGTVHTMGAGCMCAPTAVIRALLRYLVVETNEAVVLDLEAGVEHIGRGTARQVDALLIVADSNLKSLEIAKHIYDMAAAAGMNNLYLVGNRMMNEQQKQAVQAFADQNGIPVLAYVPWDQKVIESDMLGVTPLKNKEIEAVKTIDNICELLLKKTSQKKEAT
- the twy1 gene encoding 4-demethylwyosine synthase TYW1 produces the protein MTQAPASPLVESLKKQKYHLIGAHSAVKRCKWLYESIVNNRPCYKQKFYGIQSHRCIQMTPSLYYCTQQCLFCWRAQSGDMGEQWDEMHNPNKDSPEEIVEGCYHAQQRIISGYKGNEKTDWRKFQEAMRPNQVAISLTGEPTLYEPLGDLIGLFRKRGASVFLVTNGNLPGKLSKLSAEPSQLYVSMCAPNSEVFSKVCRPQFPKAWEKLNETLEMLPSFRCPTAVRMTMVKDHNMTAIEGYAKLIEKAQPTYIEAKAYMHIGFSGLRLGFEHMPMHHEVRAFAEQLANATGYRILNEAHESRVVLLSKLEKPIKLGGN
- a CDS encoding carboxypeptidase-like regulatory domain-containing protein, coding for MRNKKIAAVTILLLVSFAMLLTPEAAVSASSSVKILELTPSNARGSYGTSVNLGGTIATENGSYRVVLGKTVVATGVSDGNYVNANFTVPELPSNLYPLILQDVAANVNSTQQFSVTIGYSVSASPTTVQEGSKVTLEVAVTGTELGVSYAATVAVSLPSAAGGSYSKTVSLSGPNQRGTSSAQVSFPDSGFSEGANMDYTGAYTATFNQSLAQTQFAVGVLDQTVYHRGDTASIKATGYQPNQEATVTITTRAGETVDSKTATASAEGVISLNWIIPSNIPIGTNNIKITPTGTQKAIVDHQAFTVAGYTVKVQTTNLAGDSVPDILVKAKDTSSLLETNSTSDEEGSASFKLEKGIQALTAYLEDVKVAEANITVTGDGNFTLTCQLTNIEILVQNVDGAEMSYVNLAISFNYQSSSGGVRKGSSSGITDPSGRFRMKSALAGATYTIDASIYNQVFNEGNNTANNLPSKAISQILIVCPNQNVTINVKGFNQEAIPNARIELVELSNGLFYSATTDGNGSVTTQPTLGVYRLRIFKDNTLLNESSVPIFSDRQDDIRCTLYGIQLFVSVVDLFGAPIPNMQVTLKGPEKVSAITPSDGKVSFNNIMGGNMLITAQSADVEDASQAVTVTVNEPTVVQIKIDRYVSVGGTLIQASTLITMIIILVAAALFMLVEVYRRQRRKPTS
- a CDS encoding class I SAM-dependent methyltransferase family protein, which translates into the protein MRVRLKEKLAGALPPQQLNKIYSAFDIIGDIAVIKTVDGDPQNAQAAAKQIMATHKGIKTVLLQTGAVGGSHRTRKLVVLAGEDKTVTRYKEAGCVFSVDLDKCYFSPRLSHERLRIASQVSPRETVVNMFAGVGCFSIIIAKSSPQTKVYSIDLNPAAYQSMVENVRVNRVYSRVIPMLGDAKQIAEGTLRGVADRVLMPLPELALEYLPAAVAALKREGGWIHLYHFEHAVGDEDPAEKTERKVAAKLCELGVHYMFACSRVIRSTGPNWYQTVLDIQVAELPSKF
- a CDS encoding Trm112 family protein is translated as MKRKLMEILACPIDHHDPLELHVFEEKDEIVEGLIVCPKCNRWYPIRDEIPEMLPDELRKESEDLPFLKKWKAQVPEKILSEGKPFNLK
- a CDS encoding Gfo/Idh/MocA family oxidoreductase — encoded protein: MNKLGVAVIGTGQWGRNHARVYKELASTELVAVCDVNMDRAKAMAMQYGCKAYSDSAEMLKDSQIQAVNVCTWSTILFQEATKALNAGRHVLVEKPMSTTPEQARQLVKTAEENGLHLTVGFLMRFIPGLQLIRQSVENKKIGDLVSVTAKRVSQWPERIGDVGVVKDTAIHDIDVMRFISRQDPISVYAKMGSKRIQKFEDYAQIMLTYADGETAFIESNWLTPYKTRTLIATGTEAIMRLDYNTQELYIEEKTQTVQPRLPFQEPLKAELQHFVDCITKKEKPIVTGEDGVKALEIATAAMQSSAKNAAVQLKN
- a CDS encoding 3-hydroxyacyl-CoA dehydrogenase NAD-binding domain-containing protein; its protein translation is MPPALQLKPQDLDSTEKRSKISVAVVGCGHKGIFYANAFADAGFRVICTDADASVVKKLAKGKASFAAPEMEAKLKSHVTAERICAEGDLKKAVSQCDVVVVAINGVVDEQKINGDNGLVGTCKQVGSALQQGSLVVYGGVAALGFMEGAIKETLENTSGLKAGEQFGLAYSPLTSTSVNMALQVAAADKNSLASATALLKTLTANVTETGDVKAAEVAVLFRLAKQDTDIALANEMAMFCESANVDCFSVLNLLSQDHPDFYPAVAEDNCAQAHLLLEAAENLNAKVKLPALARQINEDMIKHAVNLTADALRCGDKTLRRGKVAVLGSASPKSATAAYVKMLEQKGAKVSLYDPAARREPLDARVVKRSLNETVEGTDCIVLLSNPDQLGRLNLKKIKVLMKSPSVMVDLVGKFEPAHVETEGFIYAGLGRRVEKK